A DNA window from Panthera tigris isolate Pti1 chromosome X, P.tigris_Pti1_mat1.1, whole genome shotgun sequence contains the following coding sequences:
- the LOC102962060 gene encoding rRNA-processing protein FCF1 homolog, with translation MGKQKKPRKYATMKRMLSLRDQRLKKKDRLKPKKKEKKDPSARKGREVPQHPSCLFFQYNTQLGPPYHILVDTNFINFSIKAKLDLVQSMMDCLYSKCIPCITDCVMAEIEKLGQKYRVALRIAKDPRSELLPCTHKGTYADDCLVKRVTQHKCYIVATVDRDLKRRIRIQKIPGVPIIYISNYRYNIEQMPDDYGTPRF, from the coding sequence ATGGGGaagcaaaagaaaccaagaaagtaTGCAACCATGAAGCGAATGCTTAGTCTCCGAGATCAGAGGCTGAAAAAGAAGGATAGATTgaaacctaaaaagaaagaaaagaaagatccaAGTGCACGCAAGGGAAGAGAAGTCCCCCAACATCCTTCCTGCTTATTCTTCCAATATAACACACAGCTGGGCCCACCTTACCACATCCTGGTTGATACCAACTTTATCAACTTTTCCATTAAAGCCAAACTTGACTTAGTACAATCAATGATGGACTGTCTGTATTCCAAGTGTATCCCTTGTATAACTGACTGTGTAATGGCTGAAATTGAGAAATTGGGGCAAAAGTATCGAGTGGCTCTAAGGATCGCCAAGGATCCAAGATCTGAACTATTGCCATGCACACACAAAGGAACCTATGCAGATGACTGCCTAGTAAAGAGAGTAACTCAGCATAAGTGTTACATTGTGGCCACAGTTGACCGGGACCTTAAACGAAGGATCAGAATCCAGAAGATCCCTGGAGTTCCCATCATATACATTTCTAACTATAGGTACAACATTGAGCAGATGCCAGATGATTATGGAACCCCTCGGTTCTAA